ATTGCATGGAAGCTCCCGCTTAAAGCAGGCGGGAGGTTAATTCTGACTTGAGGAAGCAGGATTAACCACCACCTAAGGTCTGCGCTGTAGATTACTTACTGCGCTTCATCGACATAAAGAATTCATCGTTGGTTTTGGTGTCTTTGAGCTTATCCAATAAGAATTCAATCGCTGCAATTTCATCCATTGGGTGCAGCAGTTTGCGCAGAATCCACATACGTTGTAGCTCTTCTTCCGAGGTGAGCAGTTCTTCACGACGGGTGCCCGAACGGTTAATGTTTATCGCAGGGAACACACGCTTTTCTGCCACTCGGCGATCTAGCTGCAACTCCATGTTACCGGTGCCTTTAAACTCTTCGTAGATCACTTCGTCCATTTTCGAACCGGTTTCTACTAGGGCAGTGGCGATAATCGACAACGAGCCACCTTCTTCAATATTACGTGCCGCACCAAAGAAGCGCTTAGGCTTTTCTAAGGCATGGGCATCAACCCCACCCGTTAGTACTTTGCCAGAGCTAGGAACCACGGTGTTATAGGCACGGGCTAGACGGGTAATGGAGTCTAAAAGAATCACCACATCTTTTTTGTGCTCGACCAAGCGCTTAGCTTTTTCGATCACCATTTCGGCCACCTGTACGTGACGAATAGGTGGCTCATCAAAGGTTGAGGCGACCACTTCACCGCGCACAGTGCGCTGCATTTCGGTCACTTCCTCAGGGCGCTCATCAATCAGTAACACGATCAGATGGCATTCTGGGTTATTGCGGGTAATGTTGGCTGCGATGTTTTGCAGCATGATGGTTTTACCCGCTTTTGGCGGAGCGACGATCAGTCCGCGTTGGCCTTTACCAATGGGTGCACACAGGTCAATCACACGGCCGGTTAAATCTTCAGTCGAACCATTACCGGCTTCCATCAACAGACGCTGATTAGGGAAGAGAGGAGTGAGGTTCTCAAATAGAATTTTATTTTTGGCGTTTTCTGGGCGATCAAAGTTAATCGAATCAACCTTGAGTAAAGCAAAATAACGCTCGCCATCTTTAGGTGGGCGAATTTTACCAATAATGGTGTCTCCGGTGCGCAGGTTAAAGCGACGAATTTGACTCGGAGAAACATAAATATCGTCAGGACCGGCTAAGTAAGACGAGTCAGCTGAGCGTAAAAAACCAAAGCCATCTTGTAAAATTTCTAGTACGCCATCACCTGAAATTTCTTCTCCACTGCGCGCATGACGCTTCAGAATAGAGAAAATGATGTCTTGTTTACGTGAGCGAGCCATATTATCAAGGCCCATTTGCTCTGCCATGTGCAGAAGCTCTGCCACTG
The sequence above is a segment of the Thiopseudomonas alkaliphila genome. Coding sequences within it:
- the rho gene encoding transcription termination factor Rho; protein product: MNLTELKKKPVAELLHMAEQMGLDNMARSRKQDIIFSILKRHARSGEEISGDGVLEILQDGFGFLRSADSSYLAGPDDIYVSPSQIRRFNLRTGDTIIGKIRPPKDGERYFALLKVDSINFDRPENAKNKILFENLTPLFPNQRLLMEAGNGSTEDLTGRVIDLCAPIGKGQRGLIVAPPKAGKTIMLQNIAANITRNNPECHLIVLLIDERPEEVTEMQRTVRGEVVASTFDEPPIRHVQVAEMVIEKAKRLVEHKKDVVILLDSITRLARAYNTVVPSSGKVLTGGVDAHALEKPKRFFGAARNIEEGGSLSIIATALVETGSKMDEVIYEEFKGTGNMELQLDRRVAEKRVFPAININRSGTRREELLTSEEELQRMWILRKLLHPMDEIAAIEFLLDKLKDTKTNDEFFMSMKRSK